In Alteromonas naphthalenivorans, one DNA window encodes the following:
- a CDS encoding lactoylglutathione lyase encodes MDVIDIKTFVPSKDYEVSKSFYSEIGFKSEYVTDDLTLFENGDCLFFLQRFYNEELAKNFMLQICVSDIYDAHEICSNSESKSKITPIQQESWGKVFYLWGPAGELLHITQLGS; translated from the coding sequence ATGGATGTAATAGATATAAAAACATTTGTTCCGAGTAAGGATTACGAGGTTTCGAAATCTTTCTACTCGGAAATTGGATTCAAATCAGAATACGTAACCGATGACCTCACGCTTTTTGAAAACGGAGATTGCCTTTTCTTTTTACAGCGCTTCTACAATGAAGAACTTGCCAAAAACTTTATGTTGCAAATATGCGTTTCAGACATCTACGATGCGCATGAGATATGTTCTAATTCGGAAAGTAAATCCAAGATCACGCCAATACAACAAGAGTCTTGGGGTAAAGTGTTTTATTTATGGGGACCAGCAGGTGAGCTGTTGCATATTACGCAGTTGGGCAGCTAA
- a CDS encoding toxin-antitoxin system HicB family antitoxin, which produces MSTLTVRLPDDKHNRLKALAAHKKLSLNKLIEELSTQAIAEFDTEVRFKAIAATGDKNKGLELLDKLDSHFGS; this is translated from the coding sequence ATGTCCACTTTAACTGTACGTTTACCAGACGATAAGCATAATCGATTGAAGGCTTTGGCAGCGCATAAAAAGTTGAGCTTAAACAAATTGATAGAAGAATTGTCTACGCAAGCGATAGCTGAATTTGATACTGAGGTAAGATTTAAGGCGATTGCTGCTACTGGAGACAAAAATAAAGGTTTGGAACTTCTAGATAAGCTTGATTCACATTTTGGCAGCTAA
- a CDS encoding putative toxin-antitoxin system toxin component, PIN family, which translates to MNKVVIDTSVLISALIGKTGPAREVIRQCLLGDLKPLISTTLFLEYEAVSKRDKIKELCPLTEDEVSELLAAFFSVCEWVQIHYLWRPNLKDEGDNFLIELAVAGNAESIITNNLKDLRNAELQFDGLKVLAPEDYLRGV; encoded by the coding sequence ATGAATAAAGTAGTTATTGACACCAGTGTACTTATTAGCGCCCTGATTGGCAAAACAGGGCCAGCCCGAGAAGTGATAAGGCAATGCTTGTTGGGGGATTTAAAGCCGCTGATTAGCACGACCTTATTCTTGGAGTACGAAGCAGTAAGCAAGCGAGACAAAATTAAAGAATTGTGCCCGCTTACTGAGGACGAAGTGAGCGAGTTGCTAGCAGCATTTTTTAGTGTTTGCGAATGGGTGCAGATACATTATTTGTGGCGGCCAAATTTAAAAGATGAAGGCGATAACTTTCTTATAGAGCTTGCAGTGGCAGGAAATGCCGAGAGCATTATTACGAATAACCTAAAAGACCTGAGAAATGCGGAATTACAATTTGATGGTTTGAAAGTGTTAGCGCCTGAAGATTATTTGAGAGGAGTTTAA
- a CDS encoding IS110 family transposase has protein sequence MNFYTNTHPYYCGIDLHTRLLYVCIIDNENNILVHEKIDDSPDKLLALLKPYLGNIVVGVECMHCWYWVSDFCEEHNIDFILGHALYMKAIHAGKTKNDKIDALKIAKLMRGGNFPLAHAYSKEHRSIRDALRRRTHIMRMSAQLKAHVASTVSQYNLPALETRLDLRNSPDREKMRHFFPDEAVQKSMDLNLNIIETMVSELYKIEHYVKTQAQTHCATDLHILKSFPGIGKILALTILYEVGDIERFPTVQKFASYSRLVKCKAESAGKTHGTQGNKIGNAHLKWAFSEAAVLYLKGNDNAKRYLAKLQKRMSKAKALSALAHKIGRCTYFMLKNQQVFDEERFLNG, from the coding sequence ATGAACTTTTATACTAATACACATCCGTACTATTGTGGAATCGATCTTCACACCAGACTGCTTTATGTCTGCATTATTGATAATGAAAACAACATTCTCGTTCACGAAAAAATCGATGATTCACCCGACAAACTGTTAGCGCTTTTAAAGCCATATCTGGGCAATATTGTTGTTGGTGTTGAATGTATGCACTGCTGGTATTGGGTATCCGACTTTTGTGAAGAGCATAATATTGATTTCATTCTTGGCCATGCGCTTTATATGAAGGCCATTCATGCCGGTAAAACGAAGAACGACAAAATTGACGCACTAAAAATAGCGAAGCTAATGCGCGGTGGGAACTTCCCACTCGCGCATGCTTATTCAAAGGAGCATCGCTCTATTCGAGATGCGCTTCGCCGTCGCACCCACATAATGAGAATGAGTGCTCAACTGAAAGCGCATGTTGCCAGCACAGTCAGTCAATACAACTTACCCGCACTAGAAACTCGGTTAGATTTAAGAAACTCACCTGATAGAGAAAAGATGCGTCACTTTTTTCCAGACGAAGCTGTGCAAAAGAGCATGGATTTAAATCTAAATATAATCGAAACAATGGTGAGTGAGCTCTACAAAATTGAACATTATGTAAAGACTCAGGCACAAACACACTGTGCAACAGATTTACATATTCTTAAGTCGTTTCCAGGTATCGGGAAAATTCTAGCCCTTACCATTTTGTATGAAGTTGGCGATATTGAGCGGTTTCCAACAGTTCAGAAGTTTGCTTCGTATTCACGGTTAGTAAAATGCAAAGCAGAATCGGCCGGTAAAACACATGGTACGCAGGGGAATAAGATTGGCAATGCACATTTAAAATGGGCATTTAGTGAAGCAGCGGTGTTATACCTCAAGGGTAATGACAACGCCAAACGATATCTAGCCAAGCTGCAAAAGAGAATGAGCAAGGCGAAGGCTTTATCTGCACTAGCCCATAAAATCGGGCGATGTACTTACTTTATGTTGAAGAACCAGCAGGTATTCGATGAAGAACGCTTTTTAAACGGGTAA
- a CDS encoding IS110 family transposase, with protein MNKHSMIFIGLDTHKEFHEVAYCEEQRGASPVHYGRIPSSKASVKKLLRQFESKYPGATLHVVYEAGPCGYWIYRLITSLGHCCYVVAPSLIPKKPGERIKTDRRDALKLVRSLKSEDLTPIYVPEPEDEAVRDLSRAREAAMKDLKEAKYQLKALLLRNNIRYEGTANWSKKHLRWLTELILPHPAQQIVLQEQLQTIEERIRRLERLDNELTHHVHQWRYYPVVKAIQAMRGVRLLVAVGVVAELGDLHRFDHPRKLMAYLGLVPSEQSSGGKRHLGAITKAGNGRARRLLIEGAHSYRYPANVSTELQLRQEGLPKDIVDIAWKAQLRLCKRYQRMSKKGKHYNLIITAIAREMAAYIWAIAKEVVLTPVNPKLRLSRVPA; from the coding sequence ATGAACAAACATAGCATGATTTTTATCGGGTTGGATACGCATAAAGAGTTCCATGAAGTAGCTTATTGTGAGGAGCAACGTGGTGCCAGCCCTGTTCACTACGGACGGATACCTTCATCAAAAGCTAGTGTAAAAAAGCTGCTCCGGCAGTTTGAATCTAAATATCCTGGTGCAACACTTCACGTCGTATATGAAGCTGGGCCTTGTGGCTACTGGATTTATCGGCTGATAACAAGTTTAGGGCATTGTTGCTATGTCGTGGCTCCGTCTCTTATTCCCAAAAAGCCTGGAGAACGAATTAAGACTGACCGCCGAGATGCGCTTAAACTCGTTAGGTCACTAAAGTCTGAAGATCTCACGCCCATATATGTGCCCGAGCCTGAGGACGAAGCCGTTCGGGATTTATCCCGTGCTCGTGAAGCGGCAATGAAAGATTTAAAAGAAGCCAAGTACCAGCTTAAAGCGTTACTGCTTCGCAACAACATACGCTATGAAGGCACTGCTAACTGGTCGAAGAAGCACCTTCGCTGGCTTACAGAATTGATATTGCCTCATCCGGCGCAGCAAATAGTTTTGCAGGAACAATTGCAAACCATAGAAGAGCGTATCCGTCGACTGGAAAGGCTAGATAATGAATTAACTCACCACGTTCACCAATGGCGTTATTATCCAGTAGTGAAAGCCATTCAAGCGATGCGCGGTGTTCGATTATTAGTCGCCGTTGGTGTTGTGGCGGAACTCGGTGATCTACATCGCTTCGACCACCCAAGAAAGCTCATGGCTTATCTGGGCTTAGTTCCCAGTGAACAATCATCAGGTGGAAAGCGACACTTAGGAGCCATTACCAAAGCCGGCAACGGCAGAGCAAGGCGTTTACTGATTGAAGGTGCGCATAGCTATCGGTATCCAGCAAATGTCTCTACCGAATTACAGTTAAGGCAAGAAGGCTTACCCAAAGACATTGTTGATATCGCCTGGAAAGCCCAGCTGCGTCTGTGCAAACGCTATCAGCGCATGAGTAAAAAAGGTAAGCACTACAACTTGATCATTACCGCGATAGCCAGGGAAATGGCGGCATACATCTGGGCTATTGCAAAGGAAGTGGTACTCACACCGGTTAATCCAAAATTACGGTTAAGTAGAGTACCTGCATGA
- a CDS encoding GNAT family N-acetyltransferase, translating to MVTLRDFNQNDIDRLVHILNDEAVTKFLSTKIPNPYTKEDAAWWVNEGSQSGIIKAISYDDVLVGCIGVNRGQFEYERSGEVGYWLDKRYWRKGITAEAIRQISDFVFTHTNIVRLFGAVFAGNHASMQLLLKSGFSEEAILKKAIYKNGGFYDKHVFAKLN from the coding sequence ATGGTTACCCTGAGAGACTTCAATCAAAACGATATTGATAGGTTAGTGCACATCTTAAATGATGAGGCGGTCACCAAGTTTCTTTCTACTAAAATCCCTAATCCTTATACAAAAGAGGATGCGGCTTGGTGGGTTAATGAGGGCAGTCAATCTGGCATCATTAAAGCCATTTCTTACGACGATGTTTTAGTTGGTTGCATTGGCGTTAATCGAGGGCAGTTTGAATACGAGCGTTCTGGTGAGGTTGGCTATTGGCTTGATAAGCGCTATTGGCGTAAGGGCATAACAGCCGAGGCTATTCGGCAAATATCTGACTTTGTATTTACCCATACCAATATCGTGAGACTGTTTGGCGCTGTGTTTGCGGGTAACCACGCCTCTATGCAGTTGCTTTTGAAATCAGGCTTTAGCGAAGAAGCTATACTGAAAAAAGCCATTTATAAAAATGGAGGTTTTTACGACAAGCATGTTTTCGCGAAATTGAACTAG
- a CDS encoding 2OG-Fe(II) oxygenase family protein, which yields MTFTQLQQARALDLPSREAMLHRAPSVQQFWSSNNELLSNAWSEWEASEKDNLFTLDDSLLDAKLRSAVTQAWENPEKETEVKALLEEVSPDVYQFQFFDPERLVELRAYLEKVWDAKIALRPPYGIVLNRRGAMLDKRSEGYLAAPSFQAFYRTMLDTYMRPIARLLFPEIMGYDAQTFGFSIHYQPNTDTSIRPHTDASAVTLNINLNVPGETFTGSTVDFYDVKAGKVNPLTFTPGSAMLHRGNVPHAAQPITSGERTNFVLWLYGNRGQMPPQSVKSVDVDALERWTVPSQPQDKFAPF from the coding sequence ATGACATTTACTCAATTACAGCAAGCACGTGCTTTAGATTTACCAAGCCGCGAGGCTATGCTTCATCGTGCGCCATCCGTGCAACAGTTTTGGAGTTCAAATAACGAGTTGCTTAGCAACGCGTGGAGCGAGTGGGAAGCCAGTGAAAAAGACAACCTATTCACCCTTGATGATTCTTTACTAGATGCCAAATTACGCAGCGCAGTCACGCAAGCGTGGGAAAATCCTGAAAAAGAAACAGAGGTGAAAGCGCTATTAGAAGAGGTATCACCTGACGTGTATCAATTCCAATTCTTCGACCCTGAAAGGCTGGTTGAGTTACGCGCCTATCTTGAAAAAGTGTGGGATGCCAAAATTGCACTAAGACCGCCGTACGGCATAGTATTAAATCGCCGTGGTGCCATGCTAGATAAGCGTTCAGAAGGTTATTTGGCTGCGCCAAGTTTCCAAGCGTTTTATCGCACTATGCTAGACACATATATGCGCCCTATCGCTCGATTGTTGTTTCCGGAAATTATGGGATACGACGCGCAAACCTTTGGCTTTTCAATTCATTATCAGCCAAATACCGATACGTCGATAAGACCGCATACCGACGCGTCAGCAGTAACGTTAAATATTAATCTAAACGTTCCGGGTGAAACATTTACGGGTTCGACAGTGGATTTTTATGATGTAAAAGCAGGGAAAGTAAACCCACTAACGTTTACGCCTGGCAGCGCTATGCTTCACCGTGGAAACGTACCGCATGCGGCACAGCCTATCACCAGTGGCGAAAGAACCAACTTCGTACTCTGGTTGTATGGTAATCGCGGTCAAATGCCACCACAAAGTGTAAAAAGCGTTGATGTTGATGCCCTTGAAAGGTGGACAGTACCATCTCAACCGCAAGATAAATTTGCGCCTTTTTAA
- a CDS encoding NADPH-dependent FMN reductase → MKFLIFLGTVRDSTPPRPARFGERVAKAVMACLQLRYNEHDVELIDPLDYPLDAIFKPHFAYAKGKAPAELNTLAEKIANCDGYVMVSPEYNHSMSPALANLLNHFGSSLFAYKPSAIVTYSAGQWGGMRAAVGMRTFLSELGCLPVSAMIHIPKAQQVFEENGEMCSGEDPSSWFDYFARTLNQLMWWAEAAKRHSEDVNPHEVIKNFNTAPSERDAP, encoded by the coding sequence ATGAAGTTTCTTATTTTTTTAGGCACTGTTCGGGATAGCACGCCACCTAGGCCCGCTCGTTTTGGAGAACGTGTGGCAAAAGCGGTAATGGCCTGTTTGCAGCTTCGTTACAACGAGCATGATGTAGAATTGATAGACCCATTAGATTATCCCTTAGACGCTATTTTTAAGCCCCATTTTGCCTATGCCAAAGGTAAGGCGCCTGCCGAACTAAATACATTGGCCGAAAAAATTGCCAATTGTGATGGCTATGTCATGGTTAGCCCCGAGTACAATCACTCTATGAGCCCTGCCCTTGCTAATTTACTTAATCACTTCGGTAGTTCATTATTTGCTTACAAGCCTAGTGCTATTGTCACTTATTCAGCTGGCCAATGGGGTGGTATGCGGGCAGCGGTAGGCATGCGTACTTTTTTGTCTGAGTTAGGCTGCTTGCCAGTATCGGCTATGATTCATATTCCCAAGGCGCAACAAGTATTCGAAGAGAATGGTGAGATGTGTTCAGGGGAAGACCCGTCTTCGTGGTTTGATTACTTTGCTCGTACTTTGAATCAATTGATGTGGTGGGCAGAAGCAGCTAAGCGCCATAGTGAAGACGTTAACCCCCATGAGGTGATTAAAAACTTTAATACCGCACCGTCAGAGCGCGATGCGCCCTAA
- a CDS encoding RNA recognition motif domain-containing protein: MKILIRNLDRQTTQEELASLFEAFGSVQSCTIVVDEKSGASKGFGFVEMPKPGEAKAAIKSLNNHALGDANIRVKKAEDKPETK, from the coding sequence ATGAAAATATTAATACGTAATTTAGACAGACAAACTACACAAGAAGAGCTTGCGAGTTTATTCGAAGCTTTCGGTTCTGTGCAGTCTTGCACCATTGTGGTTGATGAAAAGAGCGGTGCCTCTAAAGGCTTTGGATTTGTAGAAATGCCTAAGCCAGGTGAAGCTAAAGCGGCCATTAAGTCGTTAAACAATCATGCGTTAGGCGATGCGAATATCCGCGTTAAGAAAGCAGAAGATAAACCCGAAACAAAGTAA
- a CDS encoding GNAT family N-acetyltransferase — protein MNIEIIKADYFDDAHKQAIPYLLNEYAKDPMGGAEALSKHTYDNLVDKLSTLPHAFSILAYVDGKPAGLINCFEAFSTFACKPLINTHDIAVLPAFRGLGLSQKMLDKVEEIALEKGCCKITLEVLSNNTVAKSAYEKFGFTSYELAEGEGHALFWQKKLG, from the coding sequence ATGAATATAGAAATCATAAAAGCAGATTATTTTGACGACGCACATAAGCAAGCTATTCCTTATTTGCTAAACGAATATGCGAAAGATCCTATGGGCGGCGCTGAGGCACTTTCTAAACATACCTACGACAACTTAGTCGATAAACTCTCTACACTACCCCATGCCTTTAGTATTCTTGCTTATGTTGACGGCAAACCCGCTGGGCTAATAAATTGCTTTGAAGCATTTTCTACTTTTGCCTGCAAACCACTTATTAATACTCACGATATCGCTGTGTTGCCAGCGTTCCGTGGTTTAGGGCTTAGCCAAAAAATGTTAGATAAAGTAGAGGAAATAGCGCTAGAGAAAGGCTGCTGCAAGATTACCTTAGAAGTATTAAGTAATAACACAGTGGCAAAATCGGCCTATGAAAAGTTTGGCTTTACCAGCTATGAACTGGCGGAAGGTGAAGGCCACGCGCTATTTTGGCAAAAGAAGCTAGGATAG
- a CDS encoding NRAMP family divalent metal transporter yields MSDSTSLTHYQRFMRMVQLLGPGVLMATAAVGGSHLVASTQAGAKFGWQLVVLILAVNVLKYPFFRAGVSYTISTRQTLQFGYHKMGKGYLIVALCLNALASVVNAAALLLFAASLLSYFLPFNVSIAIASAAILGAILFILLAGHFEALEGVAKAIMGVLVLATVAAFCAAVVNLEPRPPSFESPSPWTLATVGFLVVTMGWMPAPIEISSITSLWLRRQCQNQPVTPKNALFDFNLGYAVTTILALLFLGLGALVLHGSGETLATGGIGFSQQLVSLYANTIGDWAHWLIAVVAFLCIFGSALTVYDGYARVIAEAISLVLPKKMARDAVFVPVLLAMAAISFSIVLFFKSALLAMLGFAMTLAFVTTPMFAWLNHRLVKSASLHEDAKASWWVTLLSYVGLVYLFGFLLLFVWWKWG; encoded by the coding sequence TTGAGCGACAGTACTTCACTCACACATTATCAACGCTTCATGCGCATGGTGCAGTTACTTGGCCCAGGCGTTCTAATGGCCACTGCCGCCGTTGGCGGAAGCCATCTTGTTGCCTCCACCCAAGCTGGTGCAAAATTCGGTTGGCAGTTGGTGGTACTTATTCTGGCGGTTAACGTTTTAAAGTACCCTTTTTTCCGTGCAGGCGTTAGCTATACCATCAGTACTAGGCAAACCTTGCAGTTCGGTTACCATAAGATGGGTAAGGGTTATTTAATTGTGGCATTGTGCCTAAATGCCTTGGCTTCAGTGGTGAATGCCGCCGCACTTTTGTTATTTGCTGCAAGTTTGTTGTCTTATTTTTTGCCTTTCAATGTCTCTATTGCCATCGCGTCGGCCGCTATTTTAGGGGCTATACTGTTTATATTGCTAGCAGGGCATTTTGAAGCCCTTGAAGGGGTGGCAAAAGCCATCATGGGGGTGCTGGTGTTGGCTACCGTCGCTGCCTTTTGCGCCGCAGTGGTGAATTTAGAGCCTAGGCCACCTAGCTTTGAATCACCATCACCCTGGACGCTCGCGACCGTAGGGTTTTTAGTGGTCACTATGGGGTGGATGCCCGCACCAATAGAGATATCTAGCATCACGTCGTTATGGTTAAGGCGCCAGTGCCAAAACCAACCAGTAACGCCAAAAAATGCCTTGTTCGACTTTAACCTAGGTTATGCGGTGACCACCATTCTAGCCTTACTTTTTTTAGGCTTAGGCGCATTGGTATTACACGGAAGTGGCGAAACACTTGCAACAGGCGGTATAGGCTTTTCCCAGCAATTAGTTAGCCTTTACGCCAATACCATTGGCGATTGGGCACACTGGCTTATTGCCGTGGTAGCCTTTCTTTGTATATTCGGGTCGGCATTAACCGTTTATGATGGCTATGCCCGCGTGATTGCCGAAGCCATTTCGTTGGTATTACCAAAGAAAATGGCGCGTGACGCAGTATTCGTTCCCGTGCTACTGGCTATGGCAGCCATTAGTTTTAGTATCGTACTGTTTTTCAAATCTGCGCTGCTGGCCATGTTAGGCTTTGCTATGACACTGGCCTTTGTTACCACGCCCATGTTTGCATGGCTAAATCATCGTTTGGTAAAAAGTGCTTCGCTGCATGAAGATGCAAAAGCCAGCTGGTGGGTAACATTGCTTAGCTATGTAGGCTTGGTGTATTTGTTTGGCTTTTTACTGCTGTTTGTTTGGTGGAAGTGGGGCTAG
- a CDS encoding alginate export family protein, which yields MYTCSSINGWLNPVKNVAFYLFLPCTVVAAAFAFSANANANASAEPIPEVSVTSSQNSSSADSLKTQTLKTQTLKPQTLKAQAPRFDISGSYRLKYEHLNNPIFPSSSEDRAQVNRRVSSRLLVKAQANWDVFNVTLELADSRVWLDDNDPTLKSAQVNTLEPLQFFARYTPQNSQYLKGITAGRVTFDHGSRRLIGQGVYRNTKNAFDGVLVDYQVSDWNIRGFYLLPVSRLPSDSGAVADAERAFDKSYSEREFFGLYVTSPDKNVNFHSYWLKEEDSEKLATKNRDLYTLAVEYTKPFAELWKANIEVIGQTGTSHQTASASDTTELDVESWMVHANLGKKITDFTFLRAEIDAISGDNDSADNTITDFDSLYGVRRFDFGPTDVYQAMPRKNLYTVGARSVTKPSKEHNIMVSYKAMWYQKAPESVDNFIGQQLEARWRWEVKPSLRLAIGAAYLLKGDGFERGDYPDDSQFVFTGALYTF from the coding sequence ATGTATACATGCAGTAGTATAAATGGGTGGCTAAACCCAGTTAAGAATGTTGCGTTTTATCTTTTTTTACCCTGCACTGTTGTGGCTGCCGCATTCGCGTTTTCCGCCAATGCCAATGCCAATGCCAGCGCAGAGCCCATTCCAGAAGTAAGTGTTACGTCTAGCCAAAATAGCAGTTCTGCTGACAGTTTGAAAACTCAGACCTTGAAAACTCAGACATTGAAACCTCAGACCTTGAAAGCCCAAGCCCCCAGATTTGATATTAGCGGCTCTTATAGACTTAAATACGAACACCTCAATAACCCTATTTTTCCTTCATCCAGTGAAGATAGAGCCCAAGTAAATCGACGAGTTTCATCTCGCCTGTTAGTGAAAGCACAGGCTAATTGGGATGTGTTCAATGTAACCCTTGAGTTAGCCGACTCCCGCGTATGGCTAGATGATAATGACCCCACGTTAAAATCAGCGCAGGTGAATACGCTAGAACCCTTACAGTTTTTCGCTCGTTATACGCCCCAAAACAGTCAATATTTAAAAGGTATTACGGCGGGACGAGTTACCTTTGATCACGGCAGTCGAAGGCTGATAGGACAAGGCGTGTACCGCAATACCAAAAATGCATTCGATGGGGTACTGGTAGATTATCAAGTTAGCGATTGGAACATCCGTGGTTTTTACTTGCTGCCAGTCAGTCGATTACCCAGCGACAGCGGGGCAGTGGCCGACGCAGAACGGGCTTTTGATAAAAGCTACAGTGAGCGTGAGTTCTTTGGTTTATATGTCACTTCACCAGATAAAAACGTGAATTTTCACAGTTACTGGTTGAAAGAGGAAGACTCTGAAAAACTTGCCACGAAAAATCGTGACCTATATACACTTGCCGTTGAGTACACCAAACCGTTTGCAGAGTTATGGAAAGCCAATATTGAAGTGATTGGGCAAACCGGCACGTCACACCAAACCGCAAGTGCAAGTGATACTACTGAGCTAGATGTAGAAAGCTGGATGGTGCACGCTAATTTGGGTAAAAAAATCACTGACTTTACCTTTCTAAGGGCGGAAATAGACGCGATTAGCGGCGACAATGATAGCGCAGATAATACCATTACCGACTTTGATAGCCTTTATGGTGTAAGACGTTTCGATTTTGGCCCAACAGATGTTTATCAGGCTATGCCCCGAAAAAACTTATACACAGTGGGCGCGAGAAGTGTGACCAAACCTTCGAAAGAACATAATATCATGGTGAGCTATAAGGCCATGTGGTATCAAAAAGCCCCAGAGTCTGTAGATAACTTCATTGGGCAACAGTTAGAAGCAAGATGGCGTTGGGAGGTAAAACCTTCACTTAGGCTAGCTATTGGTGCGGCTTATCTGCTGAAAGGCGACGGCTTCGAGCGAGGGGATTACCCTGATGATAGCCAGTTTGTATTTACCGGCGCGCTATATACGTTTTAA
- a CDS encoding substrate-binding periplasmic protein, whose product MRLLAIFTLLLALVPLQSWGHAWLKIKIATTEYAPYTSSEMEHNGYINHIISQAFLETGVVVEFVSMPWDEAVEATLNGEFDALSYGNFVRARGEKFWHSDPITAESLVFYVNSKSDIASWSSFDELKDKKMGVTEGYLYNNELAAYIENTPSVTTYATDKENLEALVSGEIDLFPIDDLTGWYLLQRDFTNEQRQAVMTIDPFISTVTTHLLVAKGRNDDRLLIELFNKGLEELTLEGKLTRFKRLLKDGFYQDPKKPVNFDRR is encoded by the coding sequence ATGCGTTTATTAGCTATTTTCACACTACTTTTGGCGTTAGTCCCACTGCAAAGCTGGGGGCATGCCTGGCTAAAAATTAAGATTGCTACCACTGAATATGCACCTTACACCTCTTCAGAGATGGAGCACAACGGCTATATTAACCACATTATTTCACAGGCTTTTTTAGAAACCGGAGTGGTGGTTGAATTTGTCTCAATGCCGTGGGATGAAGCGGTAGAAGCCACATTGAATGGCGAATTTGATGCACTGTCGTACGGTAATTTTGTGCGCGCTAGAGGCGAGAAATTCTGGCACAGCGACCCTATCACTGCCGAAAGCTTAGTATTTTATGTTAATTCAAAATCTGACATAGCGTCATGGTCGAGTTTTGACGAACTTAAAGACAAAAAAATGGGGGTGACAGAAGGCTATTTGTACAATAACGAGTTGGCCGCTTATATTGAAAATACCCCTTCGGTAACCACCTACGCTACAGATAAAGAGAACCTTGAAGCCTTAGTGAGTGGGGAAATTGATTTGTTTCCCATCGATGATTTAACTGGTTGGTATTTACTTCAACGCGACTTCACTAACGAGCAGCGCCAAGCGGTAATGACTATCGACCCGTTTATCTCTACCGTCACCACGCATTTACTGGTAGCAAAGGGGAGAAATGACGACAGGCTTCTTATTGAGCTTTTCAACAAAGGCTTAGAAGAACTAACATTAGAAGGGAAACTAACTCGCTTTAAACGGTTGTTAAAAGACGGTTTTTACCAAGATCCTAAAAAGCCGGTTAACTTTGACAGGCGCTAA
- a CDS encoding VOC family protein — protein sequence MQHHISAITFLVDNYDSAIAYFTQTLNFSLTEDRDKGEGSRFVLVTPKGSATSLLLAKAKSDEDKAMIGKQAGGKVFMILHTDDFWRDHQSMCDKGVEFLETPREEAYGTVAIFKDCFGNKWDLLQPAPANLN from the coding sequence ATGCAGCATCACATTTCAGCTATTACCTTCCTTGTAGACAATTACGACAGTGCTATTGCCTATTTCACCCAAACCCTTAATTTTTCACTTACCGAAGACAGAGATAAAGGGGAAGGATCGCGCTTTGTATTAGTCACACCGAAAGGCAGTGCGACGTCACTCTTGTTAGCTAAAGCTAAATCGGACGAAGATAAAGCGATGATTGGAAAGCAAGCTGGGGGTAAAGTTTTTATGATTTTACATACCGATGACTTTTGGCGCGATCATCAATCAATGTGTGATAAAGGCGTTGAATTTTTAGAAACGCCGCGAGAAGAAGCTTACGGTACAGTAGCTATTTTTAAAGATTGTTTTGGCAATAAGTGGGATTTACTTCAGCCTGCGCCTGCCAACCTTAATTAG